The genomic region ACGCCGAAGTCCTCGGCGAGGTCGACCGCGTGCTCCCCGGAGACGCAGATGTGCGGCGTCTCCTCCATGACAGCCCGGGCAACGCTGACCGCGTGTTCGACGCCCGGCATCGAGCAGGCCGCCCCGGTCTCCAGGTCGTCGGTCATGACGCCCGCGTCGGTCCGGACCACGCCGTCGGACTGGACCGCGCCGCCGAAGCCCCCGTTGAACCGCGGCGACGACTCGAGGACGTGGATGGCCTGTTCGACCGCGTCGAGGGGCGTCTCGGCGTCGGACCCCGCAGCGGCTGCCTCGTCGAGCACTCCCTGTCGTGTCTCCGGGTCGTCCGGGTTCGCGCCCGCACCACCGTGGACGATGACGTGCATACCCGACCCTGCCGGGCGAGCGAGTATAAGTACTGACGGTTGGTGGGCGATGGTCGACTTGCCACCAAGGCGCGCGGGGGCAGTGAACCGAGCGCAAGCGAGGGGCACTGTCGAAAGCGCGCGAAGCGAAACAGAGGGAGTCGGCTGGGGAGGGTGTGGGGCGCTTCGAGACCAACCGCCGGCTGGCAACTACACCACCGTTCAGAGTTTGTTACACGTCAGCACGAAACACGCTCAAACGCCGCAAAACTTGCGCTCGCACGCAAATGGCAGCCCTTTTAGGCGCAACCTCCGACGCTCTAGACGACATGAGCTACGACTACGACAAGATCGACGTCCCCGAAGCGGGGGAGCAGATTACGGTCGGTGACGACAACGAACTCGTCGTCCCGGAGAACCCCATCATCCCCATCATCCACGGGGACGGAATCGGAACGGACGTCGGACCTGCGGCCCAGAAGGTCCTCGACGCCGCCGCCGAGGCGACTGGTCGTAACATCGAATGGCTGCGCCTCTACGCTGGCTCGTCCGCCCGCGAGAAATACGACGAGAACCTGCCCGAGGACACCGTCGAAGCGATCAAGCAGTTCAAGGTCGCCATCAAGGGCCCGCTCACGACCCCCGTCGGCGCTGGCTTCCGCAGCCTGAACGTCGCGCTTCGCCAGAAGCTCGACCTCTACGCGAACGTCCGACCGACCTACCACCTCGACGGCGTCCCGTCCCCGGTCAAAGCGCCCGAGAAGATGGACATGGTCACCTTCCGTGAGAACACCGAGGACGTCTACGCCGGCATCGAGTGGGAAGCCGGTACCGACGAGGTCCAGCAGGTCAAGGAGTTCGTCGAGGACGAGATGGGCGCAACGGGCGTCATCCACGACGGCCCCGTCGGCATCGGCGTCAAGCCGATCACCGAGTTCGGAACGAAGCGTCTCGTCCGCGAGGCCATCGACTACGCCATCGAGAACGAGCGCGGCTCCGTCACCCTCGTCCACAAGGGCAACATCATGAAGTTCACCGAGGGTGCCTTCCGTGACTGGGGCTACGAGGTCGCAGAAGAGGAGTACGGCGAGGACGTCATCACCGAGGACGAGCTGTGGGAGGAGTACGACGGCGAGGCTCCCGAGGGCACGCTGGTCGTCAAGGACCGCATCGCCGACAACATGCTCCAGCAGCTCCTGACCCGTACCGACGAGTACGACGTCATCGCGACGATGAACCTCAACGGCGACTACATGTCCGACGCCGCCGGCGCACAGATCGGTGGCCTCGGCATCGCCCCCGGTGCGAACTACGGTGAGACCCGCTGTCTCGCAGAGCCGGTCCACGGCTCCGCCCCGAAGTACGCTGGCGAGGACAAGGTCAACCCGACCGCGATGATCCTCTCCGGCCGCGAGATGTTCGAGTACATGGGCTGGAAGGACGCCGGTCAGCTCATCCGCGACGCCGTCGAGAAGGCGATCTCCGAGGGCTTCGTCACGTACGACCTCGAGCGCCAGATCGAGGGCGGCACGAAGCTCGCCACCAGCGAGTTCGCCGACAAGGTCGTCGAAAACATCGAAGAGCTCGCGTAAGCCAGCCTCGAACCGATTTCCACCGCATTTTTCGGCCACCGCTGACCGATTCAACAGACGAATCCCGCGAGAACCCCTCGGAAAACGCTTGTAGTCTCCAGATTCGCTCGCACACACACTTATCAGCCTCGCAAGCGTCTCCTTCGTAGATGGCGATTATCGCGGAAGTGACGATCGCCTCGGAGTCGTTCCCTCTCGGCCAGTTGACGCTCGAAGAACCGGGGATGCGAATCGAGCTCGAACGGGTCGTACCGACGGACGATGCCGTTATCCCATTCTTCTGGGCACAGGGAGGCGACTTCGAGGCGTTCGAACGGGGGGCTGCACAGCTACAGTCGGTCGACAAGCTGACCGTACTGGATAGACTGGACGATGCGGTGCTGTATCGCGTCACATGGGGAGATGACGTGGTGAGCTTCGTCTCGGTCATCGCCGAACTCGGCGCGACCATCCTCGAGGCACACGGGAACCACAAGTGGCTGTTCCGGCTGCGCTTCAACGACCACGGCGACCTCTCGTCGTTCAGTTCGTGGTGTTCGGACAACGACGTTCCGTTCGAACTCCGGCGGCTGCACACACTCGCCGAGGTGCAGAACCAGAAGTACGACTTCGGGCTCACCGACGAGCAACGCGAGGCGCTCGAGATCGCGGCGAGTCTCGGCTACTACAAGGTCCCGAAGAACGCGACCCTCGCGGACGTGGCCGCCGAACTCGGCATCAGCGAGCAGGCGGCGGGCGAGCGACTCCGGCGTGCGATGGACAAGCTTGCGAACGTGGTCGTCCTGGAGGAAGAAGCCAACTGAGTTCGAGCGCCCCCACGTTGATTCTCCAAGGTCCTTTTTAAGCGGGTTGAGAGAACCGGGCGCACACCCAAGCACGCCAGTGACCAACCTTTACCCGAGAATGACTCTCGTCGACGTCACGGTCGCGGCGACCGACTTTCCGCTCGGCGCGCTCACTGCACGGACGCCAGCGGCGGCTGTCGAGCTCGTCCGGGTCGTCCCCGTCGACGGTGCGGTCGCGCCACTCGTCTGGGTGGTGGGGCGGAACCTGGAGGGGTTCGAGCAGGCTGCCAGGTCGCTCGACCAGATCCAGCGGCTGTCACTGGTCGAGTCACTGCCGGGTCGGCGACTGTACCGCATCTGGTGGCGACCAGATGCGACCCCGTTCGTCAGCACCATCTACCGGTTCCACGGAGCGATACTGGACGGACGAGGGACCGACGAGTGGCACTTCTTCCTCCGGTTCCCCGACGACCGCAGCCGCGATGCGTTCTTCGCGGAGTGCGCCAGGACAGGCATCTCCATCGCCGACACGGAGTACATCGCTGTCGGCTGAGCGCCGGTAACGGCTATACCTGCTGCCAGCCTACACTCCGCGTGGCAAAAGACTCGACAGCCTTCGACG from Haloarchaeobius sp. HME9146 harbors:
- the icd gene encoding isocitrate dehydrogenase (NADP(+)); its protein translation is MSYDYDKIDVPEAGEQITVGDDNELVVPENPIIPIIHGDGIGTDVGPAAQKVLDAAAEATGRNIEWLRLYAGSSAREKYDENLPEDTVEAIKQFKVAIKGPLTTPVGAGFRSLNVALRQKLDLYANVRPTYHLDGVPSPVKAPEKMDMVTFRENTEDVYAGIEWEAGTDEVQQVKEFVEDEMGATGVIHDGPVGIGVKPITEFGTKRLVREAIDYAIENERGSVTLVHKGNIMKFTEGAFRDWGYEVAEEEYGEDVITEDELWEEYDGEAPEGTLVVKDRIADNMLQQLLTRTDEYDVIATMNLNGDYMSDAAGAQIGGLGIAPGANYGETRCLAEPVHGSAPKYAGEDKVNPTAMILSGREMFEYMGWKDAGQLIRDAVEKAISEGFVTYDLERQIEGGTKLATSEFADKVVENIEELA
- a CDS encoding helix-turn-helix domain-containing protein; translation: MAIIAEVTIASESFPLGQLTLEEPGMRIELERVVPTDDAVIPFFWAQGGDFEAFERGAAQLQSVDKLTVLDRLDDAVLYRVTWGDDVVSFVSVIAELGATILEAHGNHKWLFRLRFNDHGDLSSFSSWCSDNDVPFELRRLHTLAEVQNQKYDFGLTDEQREALEIAASLGYYKVPKNATLADVAAELGISEQAAGERLRRAMDKLANVVVLEEEAN
- a CDS encoding bacterio-opsin activator domain-containing protein, with product MTLVDVTVAATDFPLGALTARTPAAAVELVRVVPVDGAVAPLVWVVGRNLEGFEQAARSLDQIQRLSLVESLPGRRLYRIWWRPDATPFVSTIYRFHGAILDGRGTDEWHFFLRFPDDRSRDAFFAECARTGISIADTEYIAVG